The segment CATCCTCGCGGCGAGAGGATCATGGATGTCTACTCCCATCTGCTCACTGAGCGGATCGTCTACCTGGGTACCGCCATCGACGCCGGTGTCGCGAACGCTCTGATCGCCCAGTTGCTGTATCTGGAGTCGGATAAACCCGATGGCGAAATCCAGTTGTATATCAACTGCGAAGGCGGAGACCCCAGCGCGATGCTCGCGATCTACGACACCATGCGGTACATCCGCCCGCAGGTCGCGACGACGTGTGTGGGGCAGGCTGTCGCGGTCGGTGCCGTTCTCCTTGCCGCCGGTGCAGACGGCAAGAGAGCAGCCCTTCCTCACGCTCGAGTCGTCTTGCATCAACCCGTGGCGCAGGGACGAGGATCAATCCCGGACCTCATCCTCCAGGCAGACGAGCTCGTGCGGATACGTGCGGACGTTGAGAACGCTCTCACCCGGCACACAGGTCAAAGCGTCGAGACACTGCGCGCCGACACCGACCACGACCGTGTGTTCAGTGCAGCGACCGCACGCGACTACGGCTTGCTCGACCAGGTGATTGAACAGCGGTAACAGGCCGGTGCTTCGGCCCGCAGAAATCCGCCAGCACGAGCGGTCAAGCTGCCAGAACGAAGTCGGACTGGCGAATCGAGGCTTGCGGGGAGGACTGGTGAATCGAGGCTTGCGGGGAGGAACGGCGTCGCGCAGCGTTCAGGCTCTCGGCGATGTCGAGCGTCAGATCGACCAGCGTCGTGTCCAAGGCTCCTATCACGGCCGCGATCATCTCGCTCGACGGTTCCTTGCGCCCGCGCTCGATTTCGGAAAGATACTGCGGCGAGACGCCGGCGCGAGTGGCGACCTCGCCCAACGTCGCCCCGCGCTCGTGCCGAAGGCCACGCAAACGGTCGCCAAGCATGTGCCGCCACAGGGGCTCACGGGGCTTCTTCCCATCACGAGCTGCCTCAGACGGCACCTCTTCAGCGCTCTTGCTGTCCGCGGACAAAACGAAATCGACCATATCTGATCGTAGAACGCCATCCCGGGACAGACTGCTTGATTCTGCTCACAGCAGAGGTGCGCGCACGTCGATGGCTGGCGCACCGGCCTGCCCGACGGCATGGCCGGTCCAACGCCGGCAGTGCCCCACCGTCCCGCCCGGCGATTGCTCCACTATCGTCCGTAAACTCAATGACGATGCAACGAAGAGGACTCGAACTTTCGGAATCCAGACCTGGGACTGGCATATCGAACTCACCCGTTCTGGCCGCTATCGCGCCCGCAACGCGCACATCATCGACGGCAGCCCGGCTGACGCCGACTCGCGTGCCTGGCGACACTTCAACGCAGAGCGACACCTCAGCGCAGAGCGACACTTGACCGCGAGAAACCGATGAGTAAACGCACCTCAGACACAGATATGGATAGCAGCGGAATGATCGACGATGGCGCAGCGCCGGCAACGCGCGGTGAACGACTGATGAACGGATTCGACGTCGTCGAGGCCAGCATTGCGGAGCTTCGCGCCGCGCTGGACGACGGCCGGGTCACCGCCGAAGGACTGGTCACCGGCTATCTGGCTCGCATTGAGGCTTATGATCGCGGCGGTCCCCGGCTGAACGCGGTCGTGGTGGCAAGCCCGGGTGCGCTCGACGACGCGCGTGCCTCAGACGAGCGCCGCGCCCGCGGCGAGACATTCGGCCCGCTCGACGGCATTCCCTACACCGCCAAGGACAGCTTCCTGGCGCGCGGCCTCACCGCCGCCGCCGGCTCCCCCGCATTCGAGCACCTCGTCGCCCAGCGTGACGCGTTCACCATCGAACGGCTGCGCGCCGCTGGCGCGGTGCTGATCGGCCTGACGAATATGCCACCCATGGCCAACGGCGGCATGCAGCGCGGCGTCTACGGTCGGGCCGAGAGCCCGTACAACGGCGACTATCTCACCTCGGCGTTCGGGTCGGGCTCTTCCAACGGCTCCGGAACGGCGACGGCAGCAAGTTTCGCCGCCTTCGGCCTCGGCGAGGAGACCTGGTCGTCCGGTCGCGCGCCTGCCTCCAACAACGCACTCTGTGCCTACACGCCCTCGCGCGGCGTAATTTCGGTTCGCGGCAACTGGCCACTCGTGCCAACGATGGACGTCGTCGCTCCGCACACCCGCAGCATGGCCGACCTGCTGGAGCTACTCGATGTCATTGTCGCTGATGACGCCGAGACCCGCGGCGACTTCTGGCGGGTTCAGCCGTGGGTCCAGATCCCGAAGGCCTCGTCGGTACGGCCGGACTCTTACCCCGCACTCGCCCCGGCGGACACCACAGCCGCCCGTTCGTCCCTGGCCGGCAAGCGCTTCGGCGTGCCACGGATGTACCTGAATTCCGACTCCGCGGCCGGCACCACCGAGCACCCGGGGATCGGCGGCCCGACCGGGCAGCGAATCGAGACCCGCGCCTCGATCCTCGACCTGTGGCAGGCTGCGCGCCACGACCTCGAGGCTGCCGGCGCCGAGGTCGTGACGGTCGACTTCCCAGTGGTGACGAACTACGAAGGAGATCGCCCCGGAGCACCCACTATTGCCACCAGGGGCCTGGTCAGCCCGGAGTACCTGCGGCACGAAATCGTTGACCTCGGCGCCTGGGCCTGGAACGACTTCCTCGAAGCCAACGGGGATCCGGCCCTGCACCGGCTTGCCGATGTTGACGGAGCGCTGATCTTCCCGCATCCCGAGAACGCCCTCCCCGACCGGTACGACGGCTTCGACGACGACATCGGCCTGTATCCGGCGTTCATCCGTGAGCACGGCACGGCCGCCCTCACCGACATCCCGCACCTTGAAGCCGGCATCCGCGGCCTCGAGGAGACTCGACGGGTCGACCTCGAAGCGTGGATGGACGCCCTCGGCCTCGACGCTGTCATCTTCCCCGCGGTCGCCGACGTCGGCCCTGCTGACATGGACGTCAATGTTGACTCCGCCGACCTCGGCTGGCGCAACGGTGTCTGGGTGGCCAACGGCAATCTGGTTCCTCGCCACCTCGGCATCCCCACCGTCACGGTGCCGATGGGCACGATGGCAGACATCGGGATGCCGGTCGGGCTGACCTTCGCCGGCCGAGCGTACGACGACACCGCGCTTCTGGTCCTGGCGTCAGCGTTCGAGGCCACCGGCTCGCGCCGCACTCCCCCGCCCCGCACGCCACCGTTATAGGTAACTGGCGACCTCGCGGCGTCAACTACGCAGAAAGTGAGACGATGTCTCCATGATCGACGAAACTCATGTAAAGCAGGAAGCAGAAGACCGCGGCGCCAACCGATCACATCGGCCGACGTCCAGGGCATTTCGGGAGTTCATCGCGAAAGGATGGGCCGAACGCCCCGCGGCAGATCCGCGGCAGCTACCGGTCGCGCCGTTCGCCGCCGAGCGCCGGGCGGCGCTGTCGGCGAAGTTCCCCGGCGCGCGCCTCGTCATCCCGGCGGGCCCGCTGAAGGTGCGGTCCAACGACAGCGACTACCGTTTCAGGCCGCATTCTGCTTTTGCGCACCTCACCGGTTTTTCGGCCGATCAGGAACCCGATGCTGTGCTCGTGATGGAGCCGCACGACGACGGCCACGATGCCGTGCTGTTCTTCCGGCCACGCGCCGAGCGGGACACCGAGGAGTTCTACGCCGATGCCCGGTACGGGGAACTTTGGGTCGGAGTCCGGCCGAGCCTTGAGGAGATCGAGAACCAGTTCGGCATCACGGCCCGCCACCTTGACGAGGCAAAGGACGCCGTCACCAAGGACGCCGCAGGCATACAGGTTTTGATTGTCCGCGAAGCGGATTTGCTCTACGACGGTCTGCTCGATGCTGCCCGATCGGCGGCCGGTCGTGATCTCGAAGCCGAGATCACCGCGGATGCCGAGCTGAATCAGGAAGTGTCCGAGCTCCGCTTGATCAAGGATGACTACGAGGCCGAGCAGATGCGCGAGGCGGTCGCCATCACAGCAACGGGATTCGATGAGATCGTCAAGGCCCTGCCTGAGGCGCTGCGGCATCGGCGTGGCGAACGGGTCGTGCAGGGCGCGTTCGAGGCACACGCCCGTACGGAAGGCTATGGCGTCGGTTACGACACCATAGCGGCATCCGGCAATCACGCCTGCACACTGCACTGGATCCGCAATGACGGCGCAATGGACGAAAGCGACCTGATCCTGGTCGATGCCGGGGCCGAGGCCGACTCGCTGTACACCGCCGACGTCACGCGCACCATCCCGCTCAGTGGAACGTTCAGCGAGCAGCAGCGCAAGGTGTACGAGGCGGTTCTCGAGGCGGCAGACGCCGCCTTCGAACTCGCTGCCCAGCACGCAACCCGGACCGTGCTGTTCAAGGACGTCCACGCCGCGGCGATGAAGGTGATCACCGCAAGGCTGGAGGAATGGGGCCTGCTTCCCGGCACTGCCGAGGAGTCGCTGGACCCTGAGGGTCAGTTCCACCGCCGCTGGATGGTGCACGGAACAAGCCATCACCTCGGCATCGACGTGCACGACTGCGCGCAGGCGCGCCGCGAGATGTACCTCGACGCCAAGCTGACCGAAGGCATGGTGTTCACCATCGAGCCGGGACTCTACTTCAAGGCCGACGATCTGCTGGCTCCGGAGGAGCTTCGGGGCATCGGCGTACGGATCGAGGACGACATCCTGCTGACCTCTTCCGGAGCGGAGAACCTCTCGCTAGCGATCCCCCGCACGCTGGCTGACGTGGAGGCCTGGGTCTCCGGCCTGCGCGCATGACGCTTTCGCGCAATCCGTTCGGTGCGATCACCGACGTCGCCGGGATCAGGGTCGGCAACTATCAGCGGATCGGCCAGGGATGGCTGACGGGTACCACCGTGCTGCTGCCGTGCGACACATCGATCGCGGCAATCGATGTCCGCGGCGGCGGCCCGGCAACGCACGAAACTGATGCTCTGTCTCCCAATACTCTGGTGCCTACCGCTGATGCGCTGACCCTGACCGGCGGCAGCGCCTATGGACTCGCAGCGGTCGGTGGCGTGGCGGCGTACTGCGAGTCGGCCGGCAAGGGATATCCGGCGCTGCAGGATGGCGATCCGTCACATGTCGTGCCGATCACTCCGGCCGCGGCGATTTTCGACCTGAATCGGGGCGGGGACTTCTCCGCCCGCCCCGATGCGGAGTTCGGCAGGCGAGCCGCCGAGGACGCGGCGAGCCATGACTCGGCCTTCGCCGGGCAGACTTCGACGTTGCGGGCGCTGCCCAGCGGAACCGTGGGCGCCGGGACGGGAGCATTTGCCGCCCGTGGCACCCTGAAGGGCGGGCTCGGCACCGCATCGGTCAGCACGCCGGACGGACGCTACACGGTCGGCGCGCTGGTAGCGGCCAATCCTGCCGGCGCCGTCACCGACGCCCAAGGCCGGCTGTATTCAGCCGGCTTCGACCCGCGGGTCGGTGTCCCTACTGAAGCTGAGCAGAAGGCATGGCGGCAGCGGTTCCCGATCGATCTGTCAGTACCGCACGGCGGCGCGGACATCGGCGAAGGTTCAGGCGCGCTCCCCCGCGCGGCAGGCGGCCCGAAGCTGCCGGCGTCCAACACGACGATCGCAATCGTCGCAACGAATGCCAGGCTCGGCGCCGCCCAGACCCAGCGCTTTGCCTCGTCAGCGCATGCCGGTCTTGCCCGGGCGATCAGGCCGTCGCACACCCTCGTCGACGGCGACGCTGTGTTTGGCATCGCCGCTGGCCACGAACTGCTTCCGGACGGCGATCAGGATCGCCTGTTCACCGTCATGCAGCTGTGTGCCATGGCCGCAGACGCCCTGATGCTAGCGATCACCGATGCGATTCTGGCGGCGACTGTGCCGGAAGGCGTCGTAGGTTCCGATGGCAGGCCGCTGGCCGCATACCGCGATGTCTGTCCCTCCGTGCTGGAGCAGTTGGCGTAGGAACCAGCGCGATCGGTGTAGGAACCAGCGCGATCGGTGTAGGAACCAGCGCGATCGGTGAGATTACTGCGCGGAGGGCATCCGCTCGATCAGGCTGCGGGCCTGCTGGGCGGCATCGGTCGCGCAGACAACCTGGTAGGACGACGCCATCACCTGGCTTGTCGAGGTGAAGTCTCGTGAGCGCCGGGTCAGCGAAAAAGCGATAACGCCAAAGAAAATGCCGAAGCCGGCGCCGAACAGGAGGCCCGCCAGGATGACGTTCATACCCTGCGAATCGCCGCCGAACAACGACAGCAGCAGTCCGATCAGAAGGCCGAACCATGCCCCTGAGGCAGCTCCGCTGGCAGCTGCCTTGGCATAGCTCATCTTCCCCGTCACACTCTCCACCAGCTTGAGGTCGATGCCAACGATCGACACGTGTTCAACGGTGAAGTCCTCGTCGGCGAGGTAGCTGACCACTCGTTGCGCGTCCAGATAGTTTTCGTAACTGGCAATCACCTCGCCCTTTGGCGGCGTGGGCCTGATGCCCATGGCGGATTGACGGCGACCAAAAAGCTGAGAAGGCTGCATAGCTCATTCTCGCATGTCACGCGCCGCCCGGAATGTGGGCAATGGCCACTTTCGACCCGCCTACAGGTTAGCCTTAAGAACGTGAGTGGCGCATCGAAACGAGTCTTTGTAGCGCGCCTGGCCGGCACCGCAGTGTTCGACCCCTTGGGGGATCAGGTGGGCCGCGTGCGCGATGTCGTTGTCGTATTCCGGGCCACAATGCGCCAACCCCCGCGCACAGTCGGCCTCGTGGTAGAGGTGCCTGGACGTCGCAAGGTATTCGTGCCGATGACCCGGGTAATGAGCGTGGATGCCGGGCAGGTGATCACGACCGGTCTGGTTAACATGCGCCGATTTGAACAGCGGACCGCCGAGACGCTTGTGCTGGCTGAAATGCTGGACCGCCCGGTCACCCTGATCGAGGACAGCCAGCCGGCCACCATCGAGGACGTCGGCATCGCCCAGCAGCGCAACCGCGACTGGCTCGTCTCCAAGCTCTTCGTGCGCAAGGGTGGCAAGTCAGCACCGCTTGGCCGGCTGCGCCGTCGTGGCGAAACCCTGCAGGTTGATTGGCAGGACGTTGAGCACAGCTCGCTTGAGCCTGCCGAGCAGGGCGCGGCCCAACTGATCCAGGCGTACCAGGACACCAAGGCGGCGGACCTCGCCGATGCCCTGCACTCGATGGCAAGCAAGCGCCGGCTCGAGGTGGCAGACGAGCTGGACAACGAACGGCTCGCCGATGTGCTGGAAGAGCTTCCACTCGATGATCAGATTGAGATTTTGTCGTCGCTGCCGACGGAACGCGCGGCCGACGTCCTCGAAGCGATGGATCCGGACGACGCAGCCGACCTGCTCGGCGACCTGCCTGACGCACAGGCGGAACAGCTACTCGGCCTGATGGAGCCGGAGGACGCGAAGGATGTCCGTACCCTGCTCGCCTACGATGACGACACCGCCGGCGGCCTGATGACCACGGAGCCGGTGATCCTGCCGCCCGAGGCGACGATTGCCGAGGCGCTGGCGCATGTGCGGCGCGAGGAGCTGCCGCCTACTCTTGCCTCGGCTGTGTTCATCTGCCGCCCGCCGCTCGAGCCGCCGACCGGCAAGTTCCTCGGCCTGGTGCACCTGCAGGAAATGCTGCGCCATCCGCCGCACGAGGCCGTCGGAGGCCTGATCGACGCCGAGGTCGAGCCGCTGCCTGCCGATGCACACATTTCTGCGGTCACCCGCCTGCTCGCGGCGTACGACCTCGTCTCCGTTCCGGTGACCGACGACGGCGATCATCTGGTCGGCGTGGTCACGGTGGACGACGTTCTTGACCAGATGTTGCCCGACGATTGGCGGGCCAACGACGATCAGCATGACTTTGGAGGTGGCCATGGCTGAGAAGCGCAAACCTGCTTCACAGGGACTCGACACACCCAGAATCGCCAAACGACGGCTGATTCCGAAGATCGGCGTCAGTCAGGAAAGCTTCGGCCGGGCATCTGAAGGGTTTGCCCGGTTCATGGGCACACCGACATTCCTGGTCTACATGACGTTGTTCTGTGCGATCTGGCTTGCCTGGAACTCGCTGGCTCCGGCGGAACTGCAGTTCGACCCCAAGGCGCTGAACTTCACCCTGCTCACTCTGATCCTGTCCCTGCAGGCGTCCTACGCGGCTCCCCTGATCCTGCTGGCGGAGAACCGCAGTGCCGATCGGGACAGGGTCTCGGTCGAAAGCGACCGGCAGCGCGCGGAACGGAATCTCGCCGACACCGAATTCCTGACCCGTGAGGTCGCCTCGCTGCGTATCGCAATGCGGGATATAGCGACCCGCGACTTCATGCGCTCCGAATTGCGTTCACTGCTCGAAGAGCTCGAAGCCACCCGCGAACACGAGAAGCCTAAACCGGACCATTAGGCGTCCACCGCAGGTTCGGCGGGACCCGCACCCGCGTTAGGCGACGCCGCACCTGCGTTAGCTTGTGGACGGCGGACCGCATACGATCGAAGGTATGCCGCAGCCAGACCTTGAGCGCATTCGAACCGCGCTCGCAACAGTCAACGATCCGGAGATTCGACGTCCGATAACCGAACTGGAAATGGTCGAATCCGTTGATATCGCCGATGACGGAGCTGTGACCGTAACCGTTCTGCTGACCGTGGCGGGCTGCCCGCTCAAGGATACGATCACTCGCGAGGTGACCGAAGCGGTCGGCAAGGTGGCCGGCGTCAGTTCGGTGAACGTCACGTTGGGCGTCATGTCGCCCGAGCAGCGTGACGAGTTGAAGACCAAGCTTCGCGGCGGCGGTGCCCAACGGGAGATTCCGTTCGCGAAGCCCGGATCGCTCACGCGTGTTTTCGCCATCGCCTCGGGAAAGGGCGGAGTCGGAAAGTCCTCCGTGACCGCCAACCTCGCTGCATCGATGGCCGCCGACGGCCTCAGCGTCGGCGTGATCGATGCCGATATCTACGGCTTCTCCATCCCATCGATGCTCGGCGTCACGCGCGCGCCGACCCGGGTGGACGATATGATCCTGCCGACTCTCGCCCACGGCGTGAAGGTTATCTCGATCGGGATGTTCGTGCCGAGCAACCAGCCCGTTGTCTGGCGCGGCCCGATGCTGCACCGCGCGCTGCAGCAGTTCCTCACGGACGTGTTCTGGGGCGACCTCGATGTACTGCTGCTCGATCTGCCCCCGGGTACCGGCGACATCGCCATCTCGGTTGCGCAGCTGTTGCCAGCGGCGGAACTTCTCGTCGTCACCACACCACAGGGCGCCGCGGCGGATGTCGCGGAGCGCGCCGGCGCGATGGCAGTCCAGACGCATCAGAAACTGGTCGGCGTGATCGAGAACATGTCCTGGATGGAAATGCCGGACGGTTCGCGGGTCGAGGTGTTCGGCGCCGGCGGAGGTCAGACAGTATCGGTCAACCTGACCCGGACAATCGGCGCCCAGGTTCCGCTGCTCGGACAGATTCCGCTGGACATGACTGTGCGGGAAGGGTCGGATTCGGGCCAGCCAGCTGTATTGTCCGCGCCGGACTCGCCTGGTGCGGTCGCTCTTCGGTCGGTGGCGAAGCAACTGGGTAGGCGTACCCGCGGTCTGGCCGGCCGCTCACTGGGGCTCACCCCGGCCTGACGTTCGTGGATTTGTCGTCTGCGGCTGGGTTCACTCGTGGGTTTGGAAGCGAGACGTCGGAAATAACTGAAGTTTCGGCTACAAAGCCACGACTGACTTGGCTAGCACTCAGGTCGCCTCTGCGTCGAACGGCGCTGGCTGCCCGGCCTCGCGTCGGCTGGCCTGCTCAGCGGCTCGCTGCGGTGCGGTGAGCCTGGTCGGGGCCTTCTCGGCTGCGGCATCGGTCGAGGCGCTCCCGGACCCACTGGTGGCGGCCCCGGGAGCAGTGCTCGCGGCAGCTGATCCCGCTGCGCTCGCGGCAGCTGATCCCGTGGCGCCGGCGGCGGTTGAGCCCGTTGCGGCGGACTTGTTCGTCGGCTTGGCCGAGTCGTCAGAATCCAGGGCTGTTTTCAGTGAGTCGGTTTCTTCCTGCAGTGCCTCACGAACGATCCGGCGAGGGTCGTACTGCCGCGGATCCAGCTTCTTCCAGTCGACGTCATCGAAGTCTTCGCCTAGATCCTCTTTGACCTGAGCCTTCGCGCCCTCAGCCATCCGTTTGAGTTGGCGGACCAGGTTCTTCAGCTTCTCCGCGTACTCCGGGAGGCGATGCGGCCCGATAACGACCAGGGCGATCACTATGAGGACGATCATCTCCCCGCCGTTGATTCCAAACACGAATAGAAGCTTACAAGCTTTGTTCGCCGGGCGTAGTTGGACTCTCGGGATACTGCCCCAGACGTGCCGATCCGGAACCAAGTGGTATCGAGGAACCGAGCAGCGGGCTGTGCTCGTCAAGCGGGCCCATCGCCGCGGCAAGCGACATCAGCCGGTGCGCCAGATCGCCCGGCGGCGTCGGGGGTTCCAACAGCCGTAACCGTGAACGCACATTACGCAGCAGCACGAGTTCGTGCTGGCAGCGCGAACAGGTATAGAGGTGCTTTTCCACGCGCTGCTGTGAGCCGGCAGGCAGTTCCCCGTCGGCGACAGCTGTAAGCGTGGCCTGACTCAGATGTGTCACGTTGCTTGTCCGGCAGCCTTGAGTCCGAAGTACGGCGACGATGTGGGTGCGCGATCGGCCAGGGACTCACGCAGCAGTGCCCGGCCCCGGTGGATGCGGGAGCGCACGGTGCCAAGTTTGACGCCGAGCGTTTCCGCGACTTCGTCATACGTCATACCCTCAACATCGCACAAAACCACAGCGGCGCGGAAGTCCGGCGGTAGCGCGGCGAGGGCATCCTGGATGTCGTAATCCAGATTGCGGTGTTCGAAGGTACGCTCTGGCCCCGGCTCGCGTCCGGGGAGCTTGTCGTTGGCGTCTTCGGCGAGCGCATCGAAGCGGATACGCTGCCGGCGCCGCGCGCCGTCGAGAAACAGGTTCGTGGTGATCCGGTGCAGCCAGCCCTCGAAGGTGCCGGGGGTGTATTTCGACAGCGACTTGAACACCCGCACGAATACCTCTTGCGTGAGGTCTTCGGCATCCTGCCGGTTACCGGTCAGCCGGTAAGCCAGCCGGTATACCCGGGAAGAATGGTCGGTGACGATCTGTTCCCAGCTGGGCGGCGTCCAGGTGGCCAGCGGAGACTCCACGCCGTCGGACGTCACGGTCACGTCCTCGTGGGATGAGGCCGGCTGATTCGTCGTGATGGTCATGGTCTGTGTTCTCCTACCTGGACGGAGGCGGATCGAGGGATTGCGCTTGCTTCTTTAGACGTTATCTATTGTTGTTCCCCGTCCTGTGAGGTCTCTGAGCAACAGCCTTACGATTACCCACAAGCCTGTGACCGCCAGGTTTCGGGCAGTCGCGACCGTC is part of the Saxibacter everestensis genome and harbors:
- a CDS encoding ClpP family protease, with protein sequence MSSYTIPNVIAQHPRGERIMDVYSHLLTERIVYLGTAIDAGVANALIAQLLYLESDKPDGEIQLYINCEGGDPSAMLAIYDTMRYIRPQVATTCVGQAVAVGAVLLAAGADGKRAALPHARVVLHQPVAQGRGSIPDLILQADELVRIRADVENALTRHTGQSVETLRADTDHDRVFSAATARDYGLLDQVIEQR
- a CDS encoding helix-turn-helix domain-containing protein codes for the protein MVDFVLSADSKSAEEVPSEAARDGKKPREPLWRHMLGDRLRGLRHERGATLGEVATRAGVSPQYLSEIERGRKEPSSEMIAAVIGALDTTLVDLTLDIAESLNAARRRSSPQASIHQSSPQASIRQSDFVLAA
- a CDS encoding amidase, with the protein product MNGFDVVEASIAELRAALDDGRVTAEGLVTGYLARIEAYDRGGPRLNAVVVASPGALDDARASDERRARGETFGPLDGIPYTAKDSFLARGLTAAAGSPAFEHLVAQRDAFTIERLRAAGAVLIGLTNMPPMANGGMQRGVYGRAESPYNGDYLTSAFGSGSSNGSGTATAASFAAFGLGEETWSSGRAPASNNALCAYTPSRGVISVRGNWPLVPTMDVVAPHTRSMADLLELLDVIVADDAETRGDFWRVQPWVQIPKASSVRPDSYPALAPADTTAARSSLAGKRFGVPRMYLNSDSAAGTTEHPGIGGPTGQRIETRASILDLWQAARHDLEAAGAEVVTVDFPVVTNYEGDRPGAPTIATRGLVSPEYLRHEIVDLGAWAWNDFLEANGDPALHRLADVDGALIFPHPENALPDRYDGFDDDIGLYPAFIREHGTAALTDIPHLEAGIRGLEETRRVDLEAWMDALGLDAVIFPAVADVGPADMDVNVDSADLGWRNGVWVANGNLVPRHLGIPTVTVPMGTMADIGMPVGLTFAGRAYDDTALLVLASAFEATGSRRTPPPRTPPL
- a CDS encoding aminopeptidase P family protein, with the protein product MIDETHVKQEAEDRGANRSHRPTSRAFREFIAKGWAERPAADPRQLPVAPFAAERRAALSAKFPGARLVIPAGPLKVRSNDSDYRFRPHSAFAHLTGFSADQEPDAVLVMEPHDDGHDAVLFFRPRAERDTEEFYADARYGELWVGVRPSLEEIENQFGITARHLDEAKDAVTKDAAGIQVLIVREADLLYDGLLDAARSAAGRDLEAEITADAELNQEVSELRLIKDDYEAEQMREAVAITATGFDEIVKALPEALRHRRGERVVQGAFEAHARTEGYGVGYDTIAASGNHACTLHWIRNDGAMDESDLILVDAGAEADSLYTADVTRTIPLSGTFSEQQRKVYEAVLEAADAAFELAAQHATRTVLFKDVHAAAMKVITARLEEWGLLPGTAEESLDPEGQFHRRWMVHGTSHHLGIDVHDCAQARREMYLDAKLTEGMVFTIEPGLYFKADDLLAPEELRGIGVRIEDDILLTSSGAENLSLAIPRTLADVEAWVSGLRA
- a CDS encoding P1 family peptidase, producing the protein MTLSRNPFGAITDVAGIRVGNYQRIGQGWLTGTTVLLPCDTSIAAIDVRGGGPATHETDALSPNTLVPTADALTLTGGSAYGLAAVGGVAAYCESAGKGYPALQDGDPSHVVPITPAAAIFDLNRGGDFSARPDAEFGRRAAEDAASHDSAFAGQTSTLRALPSGTVGAGTGAFAARGTLKGGLGTASVSTPDGRYTVGALVAANPAGAVTDAQGRLYSAGFDPRVGVPTEAEQKAWRQRFPIDLSVPHGGADIGEGSGALPRAAGGPKLPASNTTIAIVATNARLGAAQTQRFASSAHAGLARAIRPSHTLVDGDAVFGIAAGHELLPDGDQDRLFTVMQLCAMAADALMLAITDAILAATVPEGVVGSDGRPLAAYRDVCPSVLEQLA
- a CDS encoding general stress protein, coding for MGIRPTPPKGEVIASYENYLDAQRVVSYLADEDFTVEHVSIVGIDLKLVESVTGKMSYAKAAASGAASGAWFGLLIGLLLSLFGGDSQGMNVILAGLLFGAGFGIFFGVIAFSLTRRSRDFTSTSQVMASSYQVVCATDAAQQARSLIERMPSAQ
- a CDS encoding magnesium transporter MgtE N-terminal domain-containing protein, whose product is MSGASKRVFVARLAGTAVFDPLGDQVGRVRDVVVVFRATMRQPPRTVGLVVEVPGRRKVFVPMTRVMSVDAGQVITTGLVNMRRFEQRTAETLVLAEMLDRPVTLIEDSQPATIEDVGIAQQRNRDWLVSKLFVRKGGKSAPLGRLRRRGETLQVDWQDVEHSSLEPAEQGAAQLIQAYQDTKAADLADALHSMASKRRLEVADELDNERLADVLEELPLDDQIEILSSLPTERAADVLEAMDPDDAADLLGDLPDAQAEQLLGLMEPEDAKDVRTLLAYDDDTAGGLMTTEPVILPPEATIAEALAHVRREELPPTLASAVFICRPPLEPPTGKFLGLVHLQEMLRHPPHEAVGGLIDAEVEPLPADAHISAVTRLLAAYDLVSVPVTDDGDHLVGVVTVDDVLDQMLPDDWRANDDQHDFGGGHG
- a CDS encoding DUF1003 domain-containing protein, with protein sequence MAEKRKPASQGLDTPRIAKRRLIPKIGVSQESFGRASEGFARFMGTPTFLVYMTLFCAIWLAWNSLAPAELQFDPKALNFTLLTLILSLQASYAAPLILLAENRSADRDRVSVESDRQRAERNLADTEFLTREVASLRIAMRDIATRDFMRSELRSLLEELEATREHEKPKPDH
- a CDS encoding Mrp/NBP35 family ATP-binding protein, whose amino-acid sequence is MPQPDLERIRTALATVNDPEIRRPITELEMVESVDIADDGAVTVTVLLTVAGCPLKDTITREVTEAVGKVAGVSSVNVTLGVMSPEQRDELKTKLRGGGAQREIPFAKPGSLTRVFAIASGKGGVGKSSVTANLAASMAADGLSVGVIDADIYGFSIPSMLGVTRAPTRVDDMILPTLAHGVKVISIGMFVPSNQPVVWRGPMLHRALQQFLTDVFWGDLDVLLLDLPPGTGDIAISVAQLLPAAELLVVTTPQGAAADVAERAGAMAVQTHQKLVGVIENMSWMEMPDGSRVEVFGAGGGQTVSVNLTRTIGAQVPLLGQIPLDMTVREGSDSGQPAVLSAPDSPGAVALRSVAKQLGRRTRGLAGRSLGLTPA
- a CDS encoding preprotein translocase subunit TatB, whose product is MFGINGGEMIVLIVIALVVIGPHRLPEYAEKLKNLVRQLKRMAEGAKAQVKEDLGEDFDDVDWKKLDPRQYDPRRIVREALQEETDSLKTALDSDDSAKPTNKSAATGSTAAGATGSAAASAAGSAAASTAPGAATSGSGSASTDAAAEKAPTRLTAPQRAAEQASRREAGQPAPFDAEAT
- a CDS encoding anti-sigma factor family protein; amino-acid sequence: MTHLSQATLTAVADGELPAGSQQRVEKHLYTCSRCQHELVLLRNVRSRLRLLEPPTPPGDLAHRLMSLAAAMGPLDEHSPLLGSSIPLGSGSARLGQYPESPTTPGEQSL
- the sigE gene encoding RNA polymerase sigma factor SigE, which gives rise to MTITTNQPASSHEDVTVTSDGVESPLATWTPPSWEQIVTDHSSRVYRLAYRLTGNRQDAEDLTQEVFVRVFKSLSKYTPGTFEGWLHRITTNLFLDGARRRQRIRFDALAEDANDKLPGREPGPERTFEHRNLDYDIQDALAALPPDFRAAVVLCDVEGMTYDEVAETLGVKLGTVRSRIHRGRALLRESLADRAPTSSPYFGLKAAGQAT